GGTTCTTTAACCACCTCTTTATGAGAAATAAATGCTCTGGCAATAGTGGACATGAATTACTGCAGACATCCATGGCCTCAGGTCCATCTTCTTCCAGTTACTCAGGTCTGCAGGCGCATGTCTTTGGTGTTGGTGAgggagaaaaatagaaatagcaataaaaataaataaaatttaaaaaaatgagtttGTTTCTGAGTCCTCTTCAGATTTTGGGTCATGTCCCAGTGTCGTTATTCAAGTCAGGACCCTGCTGAGGAGTTGTTTCTCAGTGTGTAGCACTGAATAGAttctctccccctcccctcctcatGCTAGCAGtattaaatacaattttctgaagaaaactTCACTTCTATAGCAATTTTTTGCTGATTTCTGCATCCAGGCCTCACTTAGGAAATCCTATGAAAACTCAGCCCTTCATGTGTTTGTTTGCCATTAAAAAATGCACTTTCCTGCTTGAAAGCTGAATTTCCTCCTGCATTTGTGGGTAATTTTTGTGACATTTGGGGTTGTTTTCACAGGCTGGACACAACTCTGATAGACTTTACTGACATGAAGTGCCAACGAGGGGATTTAAGCTTCATTTTTAACGGTGACGCCGCACCCTCCGAATCTTTTGTAGTTTTAGACAATGAGCAAAAAGTTTACCAGCGAATACACCACGAGGTAAAGCTCTGGGAAGGGGGTGGGACACATCCCAGGCTCTTTTGGGAATGTGTCAAACAGAATTTGCCTCAGAAACACCCAAAGAGCTGCAAAGCAAAGAATTTTTACCTCAGTTCTTCCAACTTGAGCTGTGAAGGTGAAAGCAAATTTTGTGAGGGAAGCCAGCTTTGAATCCAGATTTCTGGTTGAGGAGAAGCTGGAATGGGAATGGACTGGAAAGATGTGGTTTAAATTATGATGTGCTGCTTTTAATCTTTCCACTGGGCTCAACTCAGCTGTCCTCAGGTGGATTTTCAGACCTGTTCCCACTGCTTTGCATCCTTTTAGTCACTCCATGGCCAGTTCAGCTGATAACAGTGTGAGGGTCTGACTCACTGGACCCCCTGTAATTAGTCAAGTCTTTAATTACAGCTTTATCCCCCAATCACTTAAGCAGATGGATTATTGACTGTGGAAAGGGtgtggctgctgagctgctgcataaATCCCATTGGGATGCTTTATTCACATTAATATTCAAGATTAAACTATTTGGAAACCATTTGGCCAGAGGTTTTACAAACCCgctggaaaatgcaggaaatgctgcttctgGGAAAAGATCCAAAGGACAAGGCTTATGCATTTGTGTTTATTGGTGTCTCTTTAGAGGAAGCAATCGTTGTTTGCTGAGTTCTGCTGAGtattttggaatttttcttcCAGGAATCTGAGATGGAGACAGAAGAGGAGGTTGACATTTTGATGAGCAGTGATATTTACTCTGCCACCTTATCCACCAAATCCATCACGTTCACGCGGGCCCAGACTGGGTGGCTCTTCAGGGAGGACAAAACTGTGAGTGAggggggctcagagctgctgctgggcaggagggaggagggaaaggcaCTGCAGGAAGCACTGGGGCAGATTCCTGGAGAAactctggctgcccctggatccctggcagtgcccaggccaggctggacagggcttggagcagcctgggatggtggaaggtgtccctgccatggcagggagctggaatggggtgggctttgaggtcccttgTGGCACAGACCAATCCAGGATTCTGGAAGGATAAGGTGTGCAGGACAAAGGAAAAATCCCTGTCCCTGTATCCCAAATGAGCACAAAGATTGTGCTTGTGCTGGGAATGGTTTTGTTCCAGGAGGCTCTGATCTCTGCAGGTTGGTTCCAGGGAGTGCAGGAAGGAttctgtgtgctcctgctggagaaaggcagggatgggagTGCTCTGGAAAGGGATTTCACTCAAATTATTCTACAATCTCTGTCTTAAAGCTTCCCTGCATAAGAAGTACCTGTTCCTGCTGGATTTTTGGGAttgcccagtgccagcccatGTGGGGGGCTGGAGGAATTCTGGCTCAATCCCCAGGTTCCCTTATTGCCATTATTTGATATGCAAGAATCAAAGTGTTAGTATTTTATCTTCTGTGAGTTATTAATGTCCCGATTCCTTTCGTGCAGGAAAGAGTAGGAAACTTCCTGGCAGATTTCTACTTGGTGAATGGACTGGTGTTGGAATCCAGGAAAAGAAGGGAACATCTCAGTGAGGAGGACATCCTTCGGAATAAAGCGATCATGGAGAGCCTGAGCAAAGGGGGAAACCTCATGGAGCAGAATTTTGAGGTACAGTTGATTAACTTAACTTTGCCCAGGATGTGGGAGAATAATCTTGAACACCACTCCTCGTGGTGCAAAATACATAgataatgtttttattttcttttgattgGCATAATCTAAAAATCACAAACATGACCCACAAGTATAATTTTGGTGATGCATTAATGAATTAGCCTGATTAGTGCACACAGGGAGGGATTTCTGTGGTTACATTGGGTATTCAGCCTTAATTTGTCTCTTAGAAGAGATGAGGGGTTTGGCTGTGGCAAATCAACTGCGGATTCTTTTAGACCCAATGTCGATTGTTGGGAATGAAAGGGAAGCCAGAAAGGCAATCGTGCTCCTTTGAGCTTCATTAAAATGGGAGGAAGCCTGTGATTAGCACCAGGAAATCAAGAGCTCTTCAGAAAGAGCCAGGCTTCAgctgggagcacacacagagcttttaaagtgattaatttatttctgtgtgagctggagctgctgccttggcaCTCAGAGCCCCGAATTAACTCATTAtgggggagcagcacagcccagtccTGCAGAGGGTGCCCGTGGGGGctgagagcaggggctggctgagcagggcgggctgtggctgtgtttggagccgggggcagctccaggtgggaatggcagcaggagggaaggggggcaggagctctgagctgagctgtgcttgtCCCACAGCCCGTGCGCCGGCAGTCGCTGACGCCGCCGTCCCCCAACACCATCTCCTGGGAGGAGTACATCTCTGCAGAGAGTGGCAAGTGAGTGCTGCTGGGCCTGCCAGGGCTTCCCGGGAcccctctgcatccctggcagggggctgggggtctctgggggttttggggtctccACTTGGTGGGTGCTGCttgtggggagggaggagcgCTGGGTTTGGTGTCTCAGCGTTTGTTCTccagagggctgggaagggatcCTTGTGTGTGGGAGCAGTGTCAGTGcctcagctgcaggcagggagtcctgggatgctctgggctggaagggaccttgaagcccatccagttccacccctgccatgggcattTCTGGGTAGTGGTTAATAAACACTTCCTGTAGGGTTTATTAACACTGTGTTTATGAGGAATTATTTTATTGGAGTagttttcctggttttgtctTGTCTCCTGGTTTAGCAGAGTAATCTAATTTAAGAGGTTTTTTATCTTTGTTCTGCACAGCTTTACAATAAAGCAAACCCTTTGGGAGTAGGGATTCCTCCCTGAGGTTTTCCAACCCAAGtctgttttccttcctctaAACCCACGATTGCCCTGGGAAACACTGACTTTGTCTCTCCTTCACAGAGctcctcacctgggcagggagctggtcTGCAAGGAGAGCAAGAAAACCTTCAAAGCCACGATAGCAATGAGCCAGGAATTCCCCTTAGGAATCGAATCGTGAGTCAAAGCTCCTGGCCACGGGAGTTATTCCTGTTGGGAATGTTTTAGTGTGTTCATGAGCTGCAGAAAGAACCCTCCAGATCCCCAGGAGTGGGAGTGGGAGTGCAGTCAGGCTATTGAGCAAGGAATCCCTTaaactgggagctgctggcactgggggaggagccaagcccTTACCTGGCTTGATAAGAGCAGAGTTTTGGGCAGGGTTATCTGTGGTGTCTGATCCCACAGAATTCTGAAATGGTTTTCCCTGTAATAAATTTTAGCACAAAGTTGTGTCCCCTAACCCAGTGCAAAGCCAGGTCAGTTCCACATGTCCATGGAGAAAGGGGGGTGGTACCTCATCCCTCATCTCCTGTGGAAAATGAGGATAAAGAGTTGCTATCCTGGTGTTGGTTTGTTGTAATTCTGGATGTGGGGTGATCCTGACGCCCTGGGATGGAGAAGGGGGATGCTGTCATTGTcaccctgtgtgtcccctgggCCCTTTGGGTCACGTTTTGCTGTCCAGAGGGACAGGGTGTGTGTGGCAGGAGGATCTGTCAcgggctctgctctcctttgCAGGTTGTTGAATGTCTTAGAAGTCATTGCACCCTTCAAGCACTTTAACAAACTTAGAGAATTTGTTCAAATGAAGCTTCCACCAGGCTTTCCTGTCAAATTAGGTaagagcacacagcagctcctggggctttATTTATCCAGAATTTTAGGTTGGAAGAGCCCTCtcagtccaaccattccccagcactgccaaggccaccactgccccatgtcccccagtgccacatctacacaacTTTGAAATCTCTTCAGGCATGGGGATGCTGGAAAACCCTTTCCAAGagaaattttcccaaatatCCAATCCAGATCGAAACATGTGCATTTATTCTTGCAATATGTTCAGAAGGTCTTTTGTGGAGTTTTGGGGAGGAACCCTCACCTAGGGATGTGTTACTGAGAGTTCaggagcacagaagtgctgggGCCTTGCTCCAAGGGCAGTGGGATGTGCTGGATTATTCCTGCATATGGGGAGGATCTCAGGTGTGGAGTATTTTGTAACATTCCtgtgtttccttttcttcagggATTACTGGGGATAGATTGatttaaagtgaaaaatagaaaactgTTGCACTTGTAACAGATGGAAATGTCTGAGGTCAGCTTATTCATGGGGTAGATGATCCCAGAAGCAGTAGCCCCTTTGCTAAGGATGCAGGGTTCTGGAGttgcagggagctgtgtgaGCCTGCCAGTTCTGCTGTATTCGCACAGCGTTCCAGAGCACTTTGGGTTGGGAATGACCTCAGATTCCAGCTCGTGCTCCcattcccatgggcagggacacctcccactgtaacccaggctgctcccagcctggcaggggtggggactggtggcactgtggctgtccctgagcGTGCCCTGTCCCCGCAGACATCCCGGTGTTCCCCACCATCACGGCCACTGTGACGTTCCAGGAGTTCCGCTACGACGAGTTCGATGACTCCATCTTCACCATTCCCGACGACTACAAGGAGGATCCCAGCCGCTTCCCGGACCTCTAGGgggggctggcagctcctgggagcacCAGCCCGGCGtcccagggccagggcagggccgTGGGGCACAGCAAGGGACGAGCTCGTGAGCCCGCAGCCGAGGGACGGAGCTGGCGCTGCACTGGgcacccagcccctccagctcccGCCTCCCAGAGCCTCCCGCTGCCACCCCCTCTGGCACAGCCGCTCCCGGCTCGGAGCTGCCGCCccagctgggaggagctgctgctttttaaattttttacaCTTGTGGTGATCCGCGAGGCACTGCTGGACCTTGGCAccgagctggggctggggtgaggtgagccccctgtccctcccctgctccccgagctcccagctcaggcacGGAATGTTGGAATGTCGGAAGGTATCCTGGAGGAACGCCTTGGCTGTAGATGAATGCACCAAATGGGCACCACTGACACTTGGATCTCCTGCTGCacccaggcagagccagctgtgctctgcagggagcgAGGCACCTCGGCAGCGCCggcccagcctgctgctggccctgcccgatccctcccttccccttccctccctgctccctgctcctgcctggctcccgGGGCTGCCTGGCCAGGAATGTCACTCGTTGTTTATCCTTTATTTGAGAGAGGCCGAGCACCGCCAGGTCAGTGTGTGGGCGCTGGGAGGGGCTCAGGCATTGCCCCTcacggcaggagcagctctccctgcactcgGGGCCACCCTGGTGCTCACGGGCAGCTTGGGCTGCTCCCACATTCATTCCCTGCCTCTTGGTGTTTAAATCACAGAGAATCCCAGGCTGGTGTGGGGTGGGGGGACCTTGAAGCTCATCTTGTGCAGCCCCCCTTCACGGATGGTTCAGTACTCCAGCTCCTCGAGcttattcccattcccagttgTTCCAGTCTCCTCATCTAACAATAATCCACCTTTTTGGGGTTTGTTAGGCAAGACTTGTGCAGAAGGCTGATGGTGCTATTTGTTTGTATGAAGAAATTTAGATTCAAGTGCTGTGGTGTCATTgtacaaaaatgtaaatattttccaaattatATTCTTTGTGCACTGTAGGTAAAACTTTTTCTGGAATTCCATAGAGTTAAGGATCAAAGTTTATAATGAAGAGGATCATTGATGCTCAGTGGAGGGaacagctgtgctgagcacaagGGACAAGGAaggggctcagcacagggcaAGGTGTCAGGCACACCTGAGAGCAGGGAATTCCAAACTGCTGGAATCTCTGATCCATCCCAaagaggctgctctggggagggacagagaggaGGCCCAGGGAAGCATTGTCAGCAAAGTCCAGGAGCACTGCAGTGGGAGGGTGGGGTtggtcctttcccagctcccctgtGGACCTGGGGAACaggggagcactgggacaggggagcactgggacaggggagCAGTGCAGCTTTGTTGTTAATTCAACCTCAAATCCAAAATGAAACTTTAGGGAAAACAAGCAAAGGGAAATGACTCCTGCAGTGCCGTGTCAGGGCAGGTGTGGAGCATCCTCTGGGAATGATGGAACTTGTTCTCCCAAGTCATGATGAATTCCTGATGTGTTTCACACCTCTGGGATGAACTGGCACcgtctgtgctgctcctgggagccAGGTGGGGTCctctgggacagactggggatgtctgtggggctgagctggagcttgGATCGGAGcctgtggggcagcacagggctcatCCCCTGCCAGGGgttccctgtcccctccagggGTCCCTTTGGGGTGTTTTGTGTAGCTGCAGGACCTGTGCCAGGTGAATTCCAGTGGTGAGAGGTTCCTCCCCGAGGTGAATGTCAGAGCTCCCTTTGCTCAGTGGTACAGGGACATCCATGGCTTTGTGTCCTTTGCATTTTTGCTCATCCCAAATCCACCCCTGGCTCCGTGGAAGtgttgctggggctgtggggcctgGGCGGTGCAGCCACTGCTGGATCCCAGGGGGGATCCTGGCCTTggaactggaaaacaaaaagggtTTGGGTGGCCTCCTGTGGGATTgaggctgctgtggctctgtcccctctggaCAGCCCTGGTGGCCGCAGGGTgtgtgcccaaagcccagggcAGGTCCTGGAAGCGTTTCCTGTGGTTCCTGTGGCCTCTGGCTGCAGACATGGGGGATTTTCACCCCCAGacagggctgctccctgggacacttgcaggggctgcaggaagggctgcaggaagCTGCTCCTAAGGCTTGTTCTGCCTTGGAATGTGGGCACAGCTTCGGGCTGTCCTTGTGCTGGGTTATCCCAGGaactccagctgctcctgctctccctgtgaAGCTGAGGGATGGCAATTCCCTGCATTGtcccccagctcccagggcagcccctgggctcccagagctgctctcagtaCTTGTCCCTCCTCCTGGGATGTGGTTCCTGTCTGAACATTCCTGGTGAGGAGTTCTCACACGTAGGGACACCTGGGCATTCCCGATGGATGCACTGCAGGAATTCTCAGTCAGAGGGACACTGGGCTGAGCCTGTGCATCCCGAGGGGCTGCCCACGTTGAGATCCGTGTTTGTAGCCATGTGTTCTCCACTGAAGCCTGTTTTTGTCACTGGGTTGTGTTGCATGGACACAGGGAATGTTTGTGAGCCCGGATGCGTGTCCAGGgtgttcccagccccagcctggggcacagggTCCCTCCCCTGTCCCGTGGCTCTGGGAAATTCCTTTTCCAAGCAGCATTGATCcagctttgttttcctggagGCCAGGCCAGGTGTTCAGGAGGGTTTGGTCCCTGGGAGTGAGCACAGATCCACGGATTGtgtctgtgcagcagctccagctcgtCCCCGTGGCCTGGGAATGTCAGGGgaccaggagcagccctggatgCCCCAGCTGGAgtccagggcaggaggagaagggagctGGACCTGGTGGGAAtcacatcctgctgctcctgcccaggttGGGGCTCCCTTCCcaccacttctttttttcctgaggatttTTATGGCTCTTAAAAGACAACCGGGAATTTTGCTCAACCCAATTGCGACCTCACTGCGGAAGGATCCCGCGGGTTGTTTCTGAACCAAACTGTTCCTCTGGTCTTCCaagctcctgctctgtcccGTGGCAAAGGGAACACCCTGGATTTCCTCTCCGGAGCTGCTGTCCAGGCACTgcactcccagcacagcaattCCTGTTCCTGCGTCGAGTCCGTTCGTCCCTCCCGGGTGTGTTTGTGCTGGAATCCCCCGGTTCCGTTGGTATTCCCACAGCCCTCTGttattttctgtctctgctcctGAGTTGTAATTCCCGCCAGGAGAACTGCGTTATTTAATCCGGATTAACCAATTCCTGTAATGCTGCAGTTTCACTTTTCTGTTCCTGACAGTTTGTAACTCCCATGGAAAACGAGTCACCTCTCTTGGTTTTCCTGTCGTCCGCTCCCtggttttcccttcccttcactCATAGTCACTTTGGGTTGTATCATTGTTAGAATAAAGACCAAACTATGCTGTTGGATTTGGAAGCTGCTCCACCTGTGCAATCCAGgcttccctctcctgtcccGCCGGGCCTCGGCTGCGCTGCGGGAGCGGGACCGGAGGGGAGGGAacgagctcctgctgctgcgtTCTGCAAGGGCATTTTCTTggtcattttttaaataaaatcctgCATTTTCATTACAGCCTCCTCTCGGCCCTCTCTGAATCCCAGGATTTACGGGGAAAGGATGCAGGAGTGGTTCCCAGCCTCACCCGGAGCTGAGGGAGCAGATTGGGAACAGCTGcctgggagggaggggggaaaaggagccTGAAATTCACTGAACTCTGTTCAGCCCTTCCAGAGGTTTCAGCTCCTCCATCCGGGAACAGCCTCCCCTGGATGACAGGCTGGACAGTGCtgg
This DNA window, taken from Melospiza georgiana isolate bMelGeo1 chromosome 9, bMelGeo1.pri, whole genome shotgun sequence, encodes the following:
- the ANKRD13C gene encoding ankyrin repeat domain-containing protein 13C, which translates into the protein MTGEKLRSLRRDHKPSKEDGDLLAAGEDEAAAAPGGAFTGGKGGRAGGHRGPGAHRHRPPARAAPAGPERGPFPVHECVFKGDVRRLSALIRTQGIAQKDSHGNTPLHLAVMLGHKECAHLLLAHNAPVKVKNAQGWSPLAEAISYGDRQMISALLRKLKQQSRESVEEKRPRLLKALKELGDFYLELHWDFQSWVPLLSRILPSDACKIHKQGINIRLDTTLIDFTDMKCQRGDLSFIFNGDAAPSESFVVLDNEQKVYQRIHHEESEMETEEEVDILMSSDIYSATLSTKSITFTRAQTGWLFREDKTERVGNFLADFYLVNGLVLESRKRREHLSEEDILRNKAIMESLSKGGNLMEQNFEPVRRQSLTPPSPNTISWEEYISAESGKAPHLGRELVCKESKKTFKATIAMSQEFPLGIESLLNVLEVIAPFKHFNKLREFVQMKLPPGFPVKLDIPVFPTITATVTFQEFRYDEFDDSIFTIPDDYKEDPSRFPDL